AAAATGGTATAGAATAGGAATTCTGATCTGCGTGTTACTGGGTGCAGGATCCTGTAAGAAGTTCCTGCAAGTAAAACCTTTAGATACGCTCTCCGGAAATGATTTCTGGAAAACCAGGGGAGATGCACAAAAAGCAGTGAGTGGTGCTTATGCCATCCTGCTCGATAAATTCACCAGAAGCGTGTTATATAACGTAGGTGATTTCCGGGCGGGAAACTGGAACTGGTTTAATAAAACCAATCTTCGTGCAATAGGTAATAACCAGATGCTGTCGACTGGCGGCGGTGATGGCGCCAATGATCCGCAGGACTGGCAGCAGTTTTATAAAGCCATAGCTGCAGCTAATCTTTGTATCGACAGGATAGGAGGTATTCCTGATCCGACTTTTAGTTCGAAGGAAAAGAAATCATTGGTGGCGGAAGCCCGGTTTGTCAGGGCGTTCACTTATTTCTTTATTTGCCGGATGTATGGAGATGTGCCTTTGCAAACCGATCCGTACGATATCTCATTGCGGCCGAGAGAGAAGATGCTGACAGTACTGGATTTTTGTTTGAAAGATCTGGCAGCCAGCAAAGATGATCTGCCTATTTCCTACGACGATCCTACCTACCGGGCAGTGCGTGGCACCCGTGGTGCAGCCCTTGCATTAATGGCACATATCAACATGTGGTCGGCCGGATTTGATAAGGGAAATCAAAAGAACTACTGGACACAGGCTGCGGCTCTTGTAAAGGAACTGATGGACCTGAACGAGTATAAGCTAATACCTTATACTCCGGAAACATTCAAGACGATCTTCAAAGGCCGTTCAGAGGAAGGCATATTTGAGTTATCGCTGAATGCCAACTACGGCGGAAAATTTCACTCGCTGATTTGTCAGTGGACGCTGCACGCGCCCTATATCATAGATGCGCTGGGTGGCAGAAGTGAAATTACACCAATGGTGAAGCATCTGGACAGAGTGTATCCGCGAGGGGAGTCGGACAAGAGAATGGATCTCTGGTTTGATGATCCTTATGCAGCAAAAGATCCGCAATCGCCCATGTTCCTGAAATTTTCCTCTATTACAGATCCGGTATCGAGGGATTATGACGCCAACTTCATTTTCTTCCGCTATGCAGATGTGATACTGTTGAGAGCAGAAGCGCTGGCTTACCTTGATAACACGGCAGAGGCGATAACAATGCTGAATATGATCCGCGATCGTGCCGGTGCGAAGGTGTACAACGGCGGCGGTGGTAAGGCGTTACAGGATGCCATCTTCTATGAAAGGGAAAAAGAGATGATGGGAGAAGGACATTTGTGGTATGACCTGGTACGTACAGGAAGAGTGATGGATAAGAATGTAACAGAAGATCCACTCACGCAGGATCAAATGGATAAAGGCGCCTGGACATGGCCCATTTCACAATCAGCTGTTACCAACAACCCGTTAGTAACCAGGAACCAATACTGGATTCAATAACCGCAAAACTAATCACTATGCGAAAGCTATTGTATATATATGGCACATTGCTGATAGCCGGCATATTATTATCTGCCTGTAAGAAAAATTATTATGTAGATACTGGTATTGCCAATCCCAAGTATAATGGAACTATTTATGATTACCTCGTAAAGAATCCATATCTGTTTGATACGGTGGCATATATCGTAGAAAAAGCAGGATTAAAGGAAACGCTGCAAAATGATTCTATCACCTTCTTCAGCCCTACAGATGAGAGTATCGGTATTGCTATGAATGAACTGAATAGTTACCGTTATATGATGGTAGAAGACAGTGTACGTTTGGGTGACATACCGGGCAGCGTATGGAAAAAGTTCCTCGAGCGTTATATTCTGCCGGGCAAATATAAAGCAGACCGTTTCGCAAGGATAGATCCGGTTAACTTTTATGCCTATCCGGGTATCAATTATGTGATGAAGAATGGATACATATTGAACATAGGGCTGATCTACCAGGATTATAACGGCGTAGAGGCGGTAGGGGCGCGTGTGTTGTTGCTGACCGATATTACTTTTGATCCGGTGACGTTCCTGAATAATCCCAGTTCGGTGGTTGCCTCTTCAGACATACAGCCAACAAACGGTGTGATGCATGCACTGAATACCAAGCATAAGTTTGGATTCAGGCCGGGAGAGTTTCTGAGAGTGGCAGAAGAAACATTGCGTAATAAGTAATCAAGTAAAGCATTTTATTATGAAAAGATATTTCTATTTATGCCTGGTGCTTGCTGTATTGAATGCCTGTACGAAGGACAAGGTAAGCAGGAGCGGGAAGAATCCTTATCAGGAAACAGTGTTGCCGGCAATATATCTGACAAAGAATGGTATCAATCCGGCCAGTGGAAAAGTAGGAGATGAAGTAACGATCAGCGGAAAGGGATTTGATAAGAATAAAGACAAGATGGCGGTATTGTTCAATGGCGTTAAGGCGACAGTTGTTGCACTAACGGATACGACTGTACGTGTTAAAATACCACTGCAGGCAGCTACGGGTAACGTATCTGTGCAGGTGGACCAGCAGTATTTTTTCGGCCCTTTTTTTCGTGTATTTGGCGTGTTTGAGATGGATACATTGTATCCGAGCCTGACGGGGGCGAATGGCACCATCGGGAACATCATAGCTGTAAGAGACGGCAAATATCTGATCACCGGTGATTTTACCTCTTATGGTGGTACATCCAGAAACCGCGTAGCAAGGCTCAATCACGATGGCACACTCGATGGAAGTTTTGCTTCCGGATCGAAGAATGGTACCAATTCATATGTGAGTACAGCGGTGTTGCTGAAAGATGGGAAATACCTGGTTGCCGGCGCCTTTAACAGTTATGAAGGAGTTAGTTATGTAAACAGCATTGCAATGTTGAATAGCAATGGTTCTATGGCTGCGGATAAAGCGCAGACTCCGTCGAATAACCTCGTTACCGTATCAGCGCTGCAGGGAGGCGTATCCGGTCAGGTGGGGGATCTGAATGTACAGCCAGATGATAAGATATTGCTCTCAGGATATTTCCGTTTTTTCGTGCGACCTAATTTCAAACTCACTGGTTCAGCAGGGCAGGATTCTGTACATCTGGATTCTATACAGATGAATGGTTTGCTACGCCTTAACAAAGACGGCAGCCTGGACAGCTCTTTTAACTATGACCTCGTGAATCACATGGGGAAAGAAGGGCCAAACGGTTTTATCGCCCGTTCCATGTTAATGCCGGATGGCAAGCTGCTTATTGTAGGCTCATTTACAAAGTACAACGGGCAGACAGCGAATCACATCGCCCGCCTGAACCCTGATGGATCGCTGGATCCCACCTTTACGGCCGGTTCCGGGGCAGATTTGACTATTAGTAATATCGCGCAGCAACCCGATGGTAAATTTATTATAGTAGGGTCCTTCAATAATTATGGTGGAACAAAAATGGCACATGTAGCCCGTATTGACGCCAATGGTGTGATAGATCCGACGTTTAACGTAGGAGCCGGAGCGGATGGTTACATTTACAACGTAGCCATTATGCCGGGAGGTCAGGTGATTCTCAGTGGAGCGTTTACTCAATTCGGTAATCTGCAGCGCAATAATTTCATCGTATTGAATGCAGATGGAACTATTCACCCTACATATAACAGCTTTGGTGGTATCAACCCTGTTTATAATGGTTCTTCTTCCAATTTCAACGTTGGCCAGATCGTTCAGCAACCCGGTGAAAACGCCATGCTGGTGGTAGGTGCGTTTACGCGTTTCGATTTCCGGACTGCGAACAGGATTGTGAGGATTAAGTGGCAATAGCCGGTGGTTTTTAGTAAAAATGCAGAGAAGATTATATTGTATTAAATACAATGTAATCTTCTCTGCATTTTTACTAAAAGCTAACAGCTATTAACATTGATATAACATTAGCCTCCTATGTTTGCAGAGCGAAAACATACCCATCAGGAACTATGTCTGCTGATACCCCTGAGGCCCTTTTTGAAAGAATATTTGAGGCGAACAAGACTAAGATCTACCGGTTTGCGTATAAGCTCACAGAAGACGCAGCCAGGGCAGAGGATATCACACAGCGATGCTTTGTGCGCCTTTGGGAAAACCTGCATCTGGTAAAAGAGGGGCAGGATGTATTTCCATTGTTGTTTGTGTACGTCCGGCACCTGGTAATAGATGAAACACGGAAATTATACCGGGAGAAAAAAGTGCTGGCGCAGGTAGCTAAATCCGCGGAGCGGCCGGAGACTGACGACAGTGGAGAAAGCATGCTGATGCAAAAAGAATTCCGTGCCCACCTGAGTGATATCGTGAAGAAAATGCCTGAACAACGTCGTCTTGTTTATGAACTCAGCCGTTATCATGGTTATAGTCATAAAGAGATTGCGTTGCAAATGTCGATATCTACGGCCACTGTAAAGAACCACTTAACCATTGCGTTGCAGTTCATCCGGCGTGAGCTGACAACGCTTTATGATACTGATACCCAATAATCTGTTTTAATACAGCCCAAAAAACAGACCTTTTATGCGATTTACTGTAACATTACCACTTCTCTGTACAATAGCATTGTTAGCCGCATGCAGTAAGAAGGATGACACGCCTCCACCGCTCACCGGACCTGTTACACAACAGGAAATCAACAACTGGATACTGGATAGTATGCGTGTGTTCTATCTCTGGAATCGTCAGCTCCCGGAGAAGCCTGATCATTCGCTAGAAACACAGGCTTTCTTTAGTAGCATCAGGAATGCGGAGGATAAATACTCCATCGTCTACAATCCGGATGATGCTTCTTCAGCGGGCGGAACCGATCTGCTTTACAAATACGGGCTGGACTTCAGCATTATCAGCTGGCCGCAGGCTGCCGGAAGTGTGATGGGGGTAGTGCAAATTGTTATACCTGGTTCGGGAGCAGAACAGGCTGGTTTCAAAAGGGGAGATTACTTTACCCGTATCAATGGTACGTTGCTTACCAGCGCAAATGCTGTTCAGCTTTCAGAAGAGATGAAAAAGGCTGGCAGTAGTCGTCTTACAAAAGCGAGTATAAACGGAGGGACAATTACAGAAGATATGACTATCACCTTACAGGGAGGAAGTGTCAATGAGAACCCGATGTATTTGTCGACAGTATTTGACGCCGGTACAAAAAAGGCCGGCTATATTTTTTATAATGCATTTGTTGACCGATACGACCGGAATGTATTAGCAGCTTTCAACGATTTTAAACGGGCAGGTATCAGCGATCTGGTAATGGATATCCGCTATAATTCAGGCGGAAGTCTGGCTGCCGCAGCCATGATCACTGTTATTACCGCGCCGGGTACAACAGCATCGGGGCCATATGTCAGGTACACGGGGAATGACAACCAGGGTACGCGGATGCTTGATTTTTCGACTACACTTGCCTATCCTGAAAGTGGTGGCCCGATCCGGTTTGCGGATCTTGTGCCCAGCCAGCTGATGTTGCCCAGGGTGTATATTCTTACAGGCAGGCGTACGATATCTGCAGCAGAGCTGCTTATCAATAACCTTAAACCCTATACGCAGGTGATACAGATCGGAGCCGTAACGGCGGGCAAAGACAAAGGAGCTGTGATTATTGAAGATACGCATACACCACGGCGTATACCCTGGGTGATAGTGCCACTCACTTACCGGCTTGCCAATGCTAACGGAGAAGGTAATTATGATAAAGGTATTACTCCTCAGTACCTGGTTGATGAAATGGGCAGTCTGCCATTGTTGCCAATAGGAGATCCTAAGGATCCGCTTATTGCTAAAGCATTGGCGCTGATTGGTGGTAATGGAAGAGCAGGAACAGAAAGCAGGCAGCAGGTAACAAGGGTTTATGAAGCGGGTAGTAACAAGATGTTGATCATTCCGAATGTGAAGAGATAAGATCAATGAAGCCCTGAAGTTTTTAATAGTGTCTTTTTTACAGGTAATATTTTTTCGGTGTTATGTTCAACAATAGTTTTGCTTCCGGTTCCGAGTAATAGTAGTCCTCCCCTGAAACTCCTTCCTGTAGCGGGATAGTAACTGATATGAAGATGGGTTATAAGCCCGGAACTATCGTTGGGAAGCTCGCCTCCGTAAGTCAGATAGCCGGATAAAGATGGTCCGGGATCCGCAGTGGTTTTTTCTTTTTTCCCGACAGGAGCTTTACCTAATATAATGACGCCGCTACCGCCGTTCCTACCGGTACTGTCAACGATGATATGCACCGGCAGGGAAGAAGTGCCTGCGGCATGCAGGCGCGCACCGCGGGTAATCACAAGTCCACCGCTGAGTTGCTGATGGTTATTGAGGGAAGTAGGTAATACTTTGAGTACAGCGCCTGGTTCCAGGCGAAGGGTAGCTTCATTGGTCACATACACCCATCCATCGATGTACCAGGGATGGGTGGCAGTCAGCAACGTATTAGAGGTGATAATATGACGGATGGTATCAGTAACAGGGATAGTTTCCATTTTTGTTTCCGGAGAAGCAGCAAGGTTGATCTTCTCGTGTTTTTCGCAACTGGAAAAGACCAGGGAAAGGCTACCCAGCGTGCATAGCAGCAGGGAAGAAAATGGATGGATATATTTCCTGTAGTAATACATGGATCAGAGTTCAGTTTGTTTAGTAGTGAATTCCCCGAGGTTATTCGAACCAATGTTGATGATCCAGAACTTGCCTGCATAGTCGGGCGACAATGGCAGATTAAGGAATTCGAAGCCATCGGGTTGGGTGACCACATTGCCTGTTTCCGGGTCGATGAGGTGGCCGGCGTAAGAGATCGGGTTCCCGTCTTTATCCAGCAGATCCTTTACCGCAAATTTCAGTACCTGAGGGTTTAGTTTACCTCGTTCCCAACCTTTTATTTCTGTTGGTGTAGTAACTATTTCGCCGGTGGCCGGATCGAGGTAGATTACCTGGAGCGTATATTTTTCTTTAGGATAGAAATCTGCTCCAAGCCCATTATATACCTGGAAGTAGATAGAGTCCTGTGGTATTTTCATACCATTGGGGCCTGTGAATGTTTTCAATCCGAATTCCTTGCTATAAACGAAGCGTAAGTTCAGTGCGGAATCGGGTAATATGTTAATCAGCGTATCGGCGAGGAATTCATTTTTTTCTGCATCATAGGCTTTCAGGCGGCCACTTTGTCCGGCCTGCAGGAGGAAGCTGGTGTTGTTGCCAGCGGGTTTCAATGTGTCCAGCCGTTTATCCCCGAAATACATTAGGATCTTTGGTGTGCCTGGAAGCTCCATCAGTGTTACATTTACCTTGCCGAAGTAATGTGGTTCGGGCAGGCTGCCTTTGCGACAGGAAGCAATTGTTGTGAATGCGAGAACGGAGAAAATAAATTGTCTGATAGATAAGTGCATATTCAGCGGATTGAAGATATTAGCTGTCTGAAAAAAAAGGTAACGTATAGAGGAAGTATCCTCTATACGTTACAGGGAAAAGATTTAGAAAGTTACCCAACCATCAGCCCAGGTAGTGTTTCCTGTAGGGAAAGCACCAGCCGTTCTCGCAGGAGAAGTCAGCTGTGGTTTATAGTTCGCAATAGTACGTGTAGCTGCGAACGGATTCGCCAGTTTGATATCAGCATTCGGCAGTGTATTCGTATATGCTTTATTAGTAGTGCCCAACGGAGTGAAGCAGGCAAATGAAGTGAAGTTTACTTCAGTTGAGTAAGGGCATACATAAGCATGTACGTAGTTACCGGTCAGCGTTGAAGTACCGTTATCGTACTTGGTTTTAGTGTTATCACCTGTAGCTGGTTTCTGGGTATCCAGAGAGATACCGTAGTTGAAGCCCAGGAAGATAGAGTTGTTAACGGCAAACTCAGCATTTCTTCTCAGGTGAGCAGCACGACCATATTTACCAGTACCGGAAGGCTGTCCGTTAGTGATGGAAGCAGCTGCAGCAGTAGGCTGACCGATGATGGTGATATAGTTGTAAGTAGGATGTGTGTACGGAGTCCAGGTAAGACCATCAGCGTTGTTGTCGCTTTCGAAACCATTTGACTGGCTCTTATCGGCACGGGTCAGATCAGAGATACCCAGCGCATAGGAAATAGTACCGGAATAACCGTTGTCAGTATCAAACATATCATCCAGCGGATCGATAGCTACGAGGTGAGAAGCATTAACAGTACCACCGAAGAATTCGAAAGCATCATCGTTGGATTTGTATACTTCGATATAATCCAGGATAGTACCGTTACCAACGCCACCCAGTGTAAGACCATTCAGTTCGTTGTCTGTAGACAGTTCGAAACCTGCATATTCGATCTTAACATATCTGAGGATACCGGAGTTATCGCCGGGGAGGTTGTTGGCAGGTCCGCCGTAAGTGGCATCAGCAGGAGGATTGTCAGCAATACCTTCAATTCTTACAGCAGTAGGGTGGTTGGTAGGTGCTTTACCGAGCAATACCACACCAGCCCAGTCGCCTGATTTAGGAACGGCTTCATTAGAGCTGAATACGATAGGACGTGCAGCAGTACCGTCAGCAATGATTTTAGAACCGCGTGTGATCACGAGGCCACCGCCGGGTATACCAGCAGTAGCGCTTTTGATACCGCCGATCCATACACCTGGCTTAATGGTTAAAGTTGCATTGCTGGCAACGTATACCAGTCCGCTAAGCAGATAGTTTTTAGCGGTATCCAGCGTCAGGTTGCTGTTAATAACACCGCTGATAGTGCTGTCTGTTTTGGCAGGTTTTCCGGCTAATACAGTACGGTTGTCGCCTACGTTAGCAACATTTTCTTTTTTGCAGGAAGTTCCTAACATCATGCCTATGGCTGCTGCCGACATGAGGGTTACCGCTAAGGGCTTCTTGTTCATGGGATTCTTTTTTAGGTTTAAATAATCTGGAAGAATAAAAAAATGGATACAATACCTGATCAGGATATATGTTTGTTTACGCGTAAAAAAGTTGAGCCTTCCCTGCTGTATGTTTGTCAGAATCTGTAACTCACAGTAGCACTGTAAGTGCGGCCGGGAGAGGCTTTGTAATTCAATAGATCTACTCCGGATTTATAATTCATCTGTGATTTACCTGGTGTTTTTCCGTCTTTGAAAGCATTATATTCTTCTTCTGTAAATGATTTCCTGTAGATGACCGCGTAGCTATTGAGAATATTGGCAATGTTCAATTTTATTTCAGCCTTGTTTTTAAACAATCTTACCCCGACCTGCGCATCCATTGATTGCAGGGGTTTTTCCATCA
The genomic region above belongs to Chitinophaga sp. 180180018-3 and contains:
- a CDS encoding RagB/SusD family nutrient uptake outer membrane protein, translating into MKKWYRIGILICVLLGAGSCKKFLQVKPLDTLSGNDFWKTRGDAQKAVSGAYAILLDKFTRSVLYNVGDFRAGNWNWFNKTNLRAIGNNQMLSTGGGDGANDPQDWQQFYKAIAAANLCIDRIGGIPDPTFSSKEKKSLVAEARFVRAFTYFFICRMYGDVPLQTDPYDISLRPREKMLTVLDFCLKDLAASKDDLPISYDDPTYRAVRGTRGAALALMAHINMWSAGFDKGNQKNYWTQAAALVKELMDLNEYKLIPYTPETFKTIFKGRSEEGIFELSLNANYGGKFHSLICQWTLHAPYIIDALGGRSEITPMVKHLDRVYPRGESDKRMDLWFDDPYAAKDPQSPMFLKFSSITDPVSRDYDANFIFFRYADVILLRAEALAYLDNTAEAITMLNMIRDRAGAKVYNGGGGKALQDAIFYEREKEMMGEGHLWYDLVRTGRVMDKNVTEDPLTQDQMDKGAWTWPISQSAVTNNPLVTRNQYWIQ
- a CDS encoding IPT/TIG domain-containing protein, with product MKRYFYLCLVLAVLNACTKDKVSRSGKNPYQETVLPAIYLTKNGINPASGKVGDEVTISGKGFDKNKDKMAVLFNGVKATVVALTDTTVRVKIPLQAATGNVSVQVDQQYFFGPFFRVFGVFEMDTLYPSLTGANGTIGNIIAVRDGKYLITGDFTSYGGTSRNRVARLNHDGTLDGSFASGSKNGTNSYVSTAVLLKDGKYLVAGAFNSYEGVSYVNSIAMLNSNGSMAADKAQTPSNNLVTVSALQGGVSGQVGDLNVQPDDKILLSGYFRFFVRPNFKLTGSAGQDSVHLDSIQMNGLLRLNKDGSLDSSFNYDLVNHMGKEGPNGFIARSMLMPDGKLLIVGSFTKYNGQTANHIARLNPDGSLDPTFTAGSGADLTISNIAQQPDGKFIIVGSFNNYGGTKMAHVARIDANGVIDPTFNVGAGADGYIYNVAIMPGGQVILSGAFTQFGNLQRNNFIVLNADGTIHPTYNSFGGINPVYNGSSSNFNVGQIVQQPGENAMLVVGAFTRFDFRTANRIVRIKWQ
- a CDS encoding RNA polymerase sigma-70 factor; translation: MSADTPEALFERIFEANKTKIYRFAYKLTEDAARAEDITQRCFVRLWENLHLVKEGQDVFPLLFVYVRHLVIDETRKLYREKKVLAQVAKSAERPETDDSGESMLMQKEFRAHLSDIVKKMPEQRRLVYELSRYHGYSHKEIALQMSISTATVKNHLTIALQFIRRELTTLYDTDTQ
- a CDS encoding S41 family peptidase, translated to MRFTVTLPLLCTIALLAACSKKDDTPPPLTGPVTQQEINNWILDSMRVFYLWNRQLPEKPDHSLETQAFFSSIRNAEDKYSIVYNPDDASSAGGTDLLYKYGLDFSIISWPQAAGSVMGVVQIVIPGSGAEQAGFKRGDYFTRINGTLLTSANAVQLSEEMKKAGSSRLTKASINGGTITEDMTITLQGGSVNENPMYLSTVFDAGTKKAGYIFYNAFVDRYDRNVLAAFNDFKRAGISDLVMDIRYNSGGSLAAAAMITVITAPGTTASGPYVRYTGNDNQGTRMLDFSTTLAYPESGGPIRFADLVPSQLMLPRVYILTGRRTISAAELLINNLKPYTQVIQIGAVTAGKDKGAVIIEDTHTPRRIPWVIVPLTYRLANANGEGNYDKGITPQYLVDEMGSLPLLPIGDPKDPLIAKALALIGGNGRAGTESRQQVTRVYEAGSNKMLIIPNVKR